The DNA sequence ATTGCTGCTGATTGCTATGCCCTTGGCTTCCTCGGAAATAATATTGAGGGATTCCTCCAGGTATAATATCGATCGAAACGGGTACTTCCGTTTGTACGTGGGCTTCAACCGCAGTAAAAGGAATCACAATACGTACATCAGCCTCCACAACAAGTCTTGATACAATTGCAACTGTATTGATTCCGGCCTCTTGCATTTCAAGATAAATATCAGCCCTGGCAGCCCCGATGGGAACCATTCTAATGGGGACATTTGGTCCGTACTGCGCCAAAATATTGCTGTCCAGCGCCTGACCTAATGGTACACTGATCGGCTCCTCTTCAAGCCCAATCAAAATCTCGTTGGCCCGGTCAGTGGCTGCGGTAACCAGTCTGGCATGAAATAGACGGTTAAAGGCAATAAATTGCAAATCCCCATCTTCATTTTCAATGAATGAATACAATTCGCATACGTTTTTCCTATTTCTTTTAGTGTCGGTTCCAAATTATGTTCCACAAACCAAAACAACAAAACTCCCGATATTATCATGAAGAGAAGAATGCTGAGAAAGAGTATCCTTATTTTCAGCCGGCCTTTAGTCCTTTTTTTGCGTAAATCTTTTATTGTTTCACTTTGATGCTTATCTGTTTCATGTTGAGTATACTCTTTGTATTGTTGATAGATTTCATTTTGTTGTACATTCTCGGATTGATCACGGTTATGTTTGGAATCTTTTTCATTGTCCAAACTGATCACCCCCTCCATGCATGTATATGCGACAAGGATTGTCAATATGGAGGGTTGGTCAATTTTTCTTTAGTTCGAAGAAAGCCAGTACTTTCGCATAAAAGAAAAGTAAAAGTGATAAAGTAGGTCTCTATTTTTGGAAAGGGGGTATACCGAACATTTCCGTTTTTTGATTGTTAACGGCTGATCTTATATGGCTTAATTGTAAATGTCCTTAAGGTAATAAGGATGATCATCACGGTAAGGCTGAGCCATCCAGGGACATAAGGAAACCGAAAAATAATGCAATGACTAAAATCTAACAATTTCGTGTTGAAGGGAAATAGTTGGAACACGTCTGTTTGTTGTTTTTTAGCTTCAGGTTATGTTGCTGCCCTAAATATATAAATCATTAGTTATTTGGACAGTCGGAAATAGATTGAAAATAGTAATATAGGGATCTGTTTAACCAGAGTTAAAAAAACCAGCTCTTTTCATTACTGTTTACTAGAAAAAAAGCTGGTTTGAGGTCAGATTTTTAAGTTGAAACGAATAATCCCTGCTTCCTTGGCAGAGAAAAAGGCAATGATCAGCAACGGCCCGGCTATAAGACCGATCACCCCCAAAAAGTAGAAACCTAAGTAAATCCCGATCAACGTAGGCAGCGGAAGCAATCCGATTTGATCTCTTAGGACTTTGGGTTCTATTGTGCGTCGGATCGTTAACAGTACCACGGCCAAAATTAATAATTGTATGCCTGTATGAGTGTCTCCTGTAATTAGATTAAACAGACTCCAAGGTGCTAAAATCAAAATTGAGCCAATTAAGGGAATAAAGTCGATAATCCAAATGATCCTTTAGGGACATTATTGTACAAAAGTAATATTACATAGAATTTTAGCGTTATGACTGTAATATTTGCCCGTCAGGGCAAACCC is a window from the Caldalkalibacillus uzonensis genome containing:
- a CDS encoding sporulation protein YunB, yielding MYSFIENEDGDLQFIAFNRLFHARLVTAATDRANEILIGLEEEPISVPLGQALDSNILAQYGPNVPIRMVPIGAARADIYLEMQEAGINTVAIVSRLVVEADVRIVIPFTAVEAHVQTEVPVSIDIIPGGIPQYYFRGSQGHSNQQQLYEGQTVPLPTIPLPQINVNDEN